A stretch of Coccidioides posadasii str. Silveira chromosome 2, complete sequence DNA encodes these proteins:
- the DBP2_1 gene encoding ATP-dependent RNA helicase dbp2, variant 2 (EggNog:ENOG410PGKN~COG:A), producing MSYGGGYSSSRDHYGGGHHSGGSGYRSGGYGGSNGYSHGNSNGYGSYGGNSHGSGVGSHGGGHHGDRMSNLGSGLKQQEWDLNALPKFEKHFYKEHPNVTNRSAQDVEAFRKEHEMTVYGKNVPRPVETFDEAGFPQYVISEVKAQGFAKPTPIQSQGWPMALSGRDVVGIAETGSGKTLTYCLPAIVHINAQPLLGPGDGPIVLVLAPTRELAVQIQAEITKFGKSSRIRNTCVYGGVPRGPQIRDLSRGVEVCIATPGRLIDMLEAGKTNLRRVTYLVLDEADRMLDMGFEPQIRKIIGQIRPDRQTCMWSATWPKEVRQLAHDFLHDYIQVYIGSQDLSANHRITQIVEIVSDFEKRDRMINHLERIMDDKKSKILIFTGTKRVADDITRFLRQDGWPALSIHGDKQQNERDWVLNEFKTGKSPIMVATDVASRGIACRASNCASLLHTFLATVEGPEFYI from the exons TACGGTGGCGGCCATCATTCTGGCGGAAG TGGTTACAGAAGCGGTGGCTACGGTGGAAGCAATGGATATTCTCATGGTAATTCGAACGGCTATGGATCCTATGGTGGCAACTCCCACGGTAGTGGTGTCGGCTCACATGGAGGCGGCCATCACGGTGACCGGATGTCCAATCTCGGTTCTGGTTTGAAGCAACAAGAATGGG ATTTGAACGCCCTGCCTAAGTTCGAGAAGCACTTCTACAAGGAACACCCCAACGTGACTAATCGCTCCGCACAAGACGTGGAAGCTTTCCGAAAAGAACATGAAATGACTGTCTATGGAAAGAATGTTCCTCGCCCCGTTGAAACATTTGACGAAGCCGGCTTCCCCCAATACGTGATCTCTGAAGTTAAGGCTCAGGGATTCGCTAAACCCACACCCATCCAATCTCAAGGTTGGCCTATGGCCTTGTCTGGGCGCGACGTTGTTGGTATTGCAGAAACCGGGTCGGGAAAAACTTTGACATATTGCTTGCCTGCTATCGTCCACATCAATGCTCAGCCTCTGCTCGGCCCTGGCGATGGGCCAATCGTACTTGTTCTGGCGCCAACTCGCGAGTTGGCCGTTCAAATCCAAGCCGAAATTACAAAGTTCGGAAAGTCTTCACGCATTCGAAACACCTGCGTCTACGGAGGTGTCCCAAGAGGACCTCAAATTCGCGATCTTTCCCGCGGTGTCGAAGTCTGTATCGCCACTCCTGGTCGTTTGATTGATATGCTTGAAGCGGGAAAGACAAACCTTCGTCGGGTTACTTACCTCGTTCTCGATGAAGCAGATCGCATGCTTGATATGGGTTTCGAGCCCCAAATTCGGAAGATTATCGGGCAAATTCGTCCTGATAGACAGACTTGCATGTGGTCGGCTACCTGGCCAAAGGAAGTCCGACAGCTTGCTCATGACTTTCTCCACGATTATATCCAAGTATATATTGGATCCCAAGACCTCTCCGCTAACCATAGGATCACCCAAATCGTTGAGATTGTGTCGGATTTCGAAAAGCGTGATCGCATGATCAACCATCTCGAACGTATCATGGATGACAAGAAGTCCAAGATCCTCATCTTCACTGGCACAAAACGTGTGGCAGATGATATTACCCGATTCCTCCGTCAAGATGGATGGCCAGCTTTGT CTATCCATGGTGATAAGCAACAGAATGAGCGTGATTGGGTTCTAAATGAATTCAAAACTGGCAAAAGCCCGATCATGGTAGCCACTGACGTGGCTTCGCGTGGTATTG